GGATCTTAAGAAAAATCTGTGCAAACCGTATTATTAGCCACAAATGACCTACTTTCTACCCCGCACAGCTGTATGAACGCGCACAGCAGCTGTGGGCAGATGtgaattgtaattttttttaatttttttttcctacgTAGGGAATCAGGTATGGTACGTCTTAACTGGAGCAAACTTTATGCACGTCACCTGTCTTCTGTGGTTTCGATTGTCCCTCCTGTGTGTAACCACTACCCCAGCTCTGGATGTTAAAACGTTGGATGCCTCACCAAAACACtaagttatgtgtgtgtgtgttcagaaaacatttgttgcAGAACATGGCCAGGCATTTTTACTCTATTCCTTTGTCAAAATGGAGTCTTAAATCAGGCAATACTTGCCCATCTCACTGGGACGTTTGCTTCTTTTGAGAGGTCTTGTGTGGGTTTTATGGTGCAAGATTCATAGAGATGGCTTCACAGGACATATTTCAACTTTTGGCAACAATGTTTTCTGTATGAAAGCTTCACTGATGTCAGATAGTAAGAAGTggagttgatttttttttttttaaagcatgatTTAGCTTATATCTTCTAGCCTATGTATCAAACACGTATTGAAGTCTCCCTATTTGAGAATACATATTTTGTTAACAATTGTACATAGAGAAATATGTATTTTTGCAAAGGCATTTTTCGTAGAAGCTGAATATTtggtacagattttaaaaaagtcattatttatttagtaaaaggaaaaagaaaaaaaagatggaaagtCAAGAGTGGTTCACTGCCAAGTCTATATAATGCAATATACCGATATGTAGAAGGTGAAGCGTCTCATGAATCGTGTACTGAAAACCTTTAGAGGAAAAAGTGTTGCCACTGTAGCATGTGTCGGTCTGACAAAGGAAACCTTTATTCACGTTTCAAGGTCTCAATCACATGTGCTTTTACAAGACGTTTTATGTTGCCTCTGaatcaacacaacaaaaagcTACATTATGACCCAATATAGTCTGTGATTTGGAAATGTCCTGTAGGCTTGAAGCTGCTCTTTGTCTAGCTAGTTTCCATGGGACTCCTCAGTCACACACTTTGGAAACCTGAATCCCATTTCATGATTGAAACATTTGTAAAGGGGCTTCAGCAATCATTGCAAATAAGAGGAACACTTCAAACAGTCCGcctgtttgtgttattgttgccAAACATACAATTTGAATCACAGCTTTGAAAAGAAATATCAAATTAAGAAAGTGCCTAAATTAGTTTCACCCTGACTGTTTGAGGACAGTATTCTTTGGGTTGTTTTACCTTACTTGAATGTTCAATGTGTTTAGGAGTTTGCTTTTAAATCTGCCTATGAACCCTAAATGTGGTAAAAACCTGAGCTTGTCGGCTGCCCGTTATGAAAGACTTtagtattgtgtgttttttcttcgtgtgggggggggggggggggttatccaAGTTTTCCAGACAAGACGTCAAGATCTATTGTCAGCCTCAGTGTATGGCCTAAGGCCTCCCCTGGTTTACTGGGATATTTGTACACAACATAAACTTCAAtcaagtgtttttgtttacccTCAAACTCAACGGACATCCTGCAACCGTTTCATGTGAACAGAAACCTTGTGAGGATGTTTGAATGATTAGCACCATAGACTTGGAATGTGAAAGAAAGAATACAGCTCGTGTTTGGGAGGAAAACAGAAATCCACCATTCATACTATGTACAAGTGTGTATAGGTTTCTTTTGTATCCattatcagaatcattttcagCTGGACTTATGTATTGGCTGCTATGTAATTCATGAACAAAACATAGGTTagaattaatatttaaagaaaaaagattgtatagtatatttgttttgtaacaagtttctgtaaataaaataatttatactGCTATTTATATGAAATGACGTGTCGGCCTCGTTCCTTCAATAAACACTCGAGAGAAATGGCATCCCAACAGTTAAACAAATTTTATTATATACACATTAGAAGAGTTGCTTTATCAGACAAACTACAGGATCAGGTATACCAAGAACTAAGATGAAAGACCCGTTGCTGTGACGAGAAAACATGGCCGCAGTCGTTACATGTTGATAACTCTTGACAGCTTCTGGACTCTGTTGAGCAGCAAGTCGCCCTTCTTGATGGTTTCCTGGTACTGCCAGTTTTTGCTGTCGggtctgaaaagaaaaacaggaagatgTTTATCGTCCTGCCTGGGATTAATGACTCATTTTTGGAAGTATTGAGCAGTAATATTACCTATTTGTTTCCACTATCTCATTCACTTTGTCAATTTTACAGTGGAGACGGCCGGCAGCTATGAATCTGGACAGTTCCctgaggaaggaaaggagattTTGATCagtaaagcagaaaaaaactaaacaatgaTCTTAAGCTTAAAGCCTATTCTTTGTACActtacaaataaactgtaaatcgGAGGGAGTTAGAGGTTTAATACCACTAGTGTTTAAGTTCTCAGATattaataaagtcaaaatttaAGCACCCTAAAATGTCGACACTAATGATCCCAGgaagctttatttaaaataatagttttaCAGTGAGTCAGTGCTTGTAATGTGTTTGAGGAGAGAAGCGGGCATGCTGGGAACTATTCAGGTCATCTCTAACCATTTGTTGAACCtgttattttgtctgttttgctcTCAGCAAGTCCCTCATACTTTATCAAGAACAGATGTTGATTTTCAGCCTAATTGATGAAATAAGTGCTGAAACAACACTGATCCAACATGTATCTTTATCTGACAGAAGTATGTacatgaggaaaacaaaggTTCAACTACTGTCGATGATTAATTTTTCTGATGTCACCAGGGTGTTTAATATGAACACGAGTCTGCTGGCACTTACTGGTCGATGAACTCTGTGCTGACACCAAAGGCCTCGGCCATGTAGCCCAGGGTGAGCGAGCGGTAGGACTCTAGCAGCTGGCTGTAGGCCTGGATCCTCATCTCCCTCACATAGTAGCGGTAGTGTGGCGCAAAGAGCCAGTCCTTCTTCATCTCCTGCTCCACCGTGGCTGTGGCAAACAAAACAAGTCTTACATTTGTTATTGAACTACATACAAGTTCGTAGAAAAAGAGTTTGTgcctatttttctttttgccgTCAACAATAGAACATTTTCCTCACCCAGAGACTGGAAGAAGACAGAGTAACGGCACTCATACAGCGAGAACAGATACTGGCGGACAGATGGCAGACTGTGAAGCACCTCCAAGATCTCTGCTCCTTTTATTACCTGAAGAACAACACATAACATTAGAGCAATACTGCACACTTCAACAGGTTTCCACACTCATAACCTTAATGACGATAGATCACAAATCTTGTACATGAACAGTATAAAGTTAAATGTGACGTTCTCTTTGGAGTCTACCTTTTCACGGAGGTCAGGCCTTTTGAGGGCGATCATACAGACGTAGACGGTGTAGGTGACAAAAGTCTTGTAGTCCATGAGCTCATAGGAAGTGAAGGTGGACACTGTGTCGAGGAAGAGCTCAGCAGCTTGTTTGAAATCCCTGATGGCCACACAGTACAGGCCCTGGTACACCTTAAGACGATTCCTCCGGTCCcagtctcccccctcctcaatGAGGCTGTGGACACAGAGCAGTGGATGAGTACTGAACAGATTGCTGACTTTGTGGATGGAGATTGGAGACAGTTCAAAACAAGGAATTTGTACCTTTTCGCTTTCTCCGAGTTGCGTGTGATGAGGTCACTGTCCATGTAGAAGAGGCCGATCCTCAACAGGTAGAAGACAATATCTAGTCTGTGACCCAGAGCCACCGTCTTGTCATAAGTCTTCCTGAAGGCTGTCAGGGCGCTCTCCTGTGGTCACAACAAACAATTTCATTTTATCTTCCATTGTTGAATTTTTAGGTGGTCAGCTAGTCAGAGCAGTACATGTCATTACGTAAATCTtgccaaagatttaaaaaaaaaaaaagatgtctacATAAACAGCATCTAAAGTGATAGAAgtcttaaaaaatactttttttttttttttttttaggtttattggacttttgatgcctttatttagaaacTGGTGTCTcgcttgaaggactatagcctctgtacatgttaAAAAAGGAGGCTAATCACTATGCTAAAATGAGACTGATGTTCACTCCCATTAAAGAATTCTCCAGAATTTGAAGTGGAAAAATCTCAGTAGCTAAGATTATTttataaattagattttttcaaGAATCATTTGATGTTGGCAATTGACAGTTTATACCAACACAAGTGTAAAATGTAACTGAAATTaacaaaaggaggaaacaaaatgtACCCAAGGAATATGAATATAACCAACGTGTCACATTTAATTTTCTACAGGTGATTATTTATCATGGGTACTGGCGCACAAATACATGCACATACTTACACTTAGACATATACGGTACTATGAGTTTGAGTTCCCTTTTCCATACCTTTGACTTCTTAAAGTtcatatttgaacattttccaaGATCTTGagattgagtttttttttgccaccttTTTGTTATTTGCTTCAGAgctaagggtttttttttaaataagtaatGAATTTTAAAGTTCCCTTTGATAAACTTGAAAACCTCTATTCATGCGATctgttaaaggcagaatattcaatttttcacacttaaatgtaatataaatcaagtatatcctctgaaaataactctgtgagtcatgactgtctacaatgtgtgtaacacccgagtcccactgtctgtgatgttttcagagtcctatcttcagtttgtttacatcgccaggacggccggccggctcatcccctctcgtataaaagttgtttaattgagggactagagaaaagaagaataacatactgtactcactgcttaattgaagaTCACACAAGCGTTTCTAggtcacgctcatttcaggtaaatttacatgcagtgtgaagatacaagcataataaagatcgctagcatcagcacgctaacacaacaatgcagcgcgagttgttttggtttcatgctggtgctcaagagcgacatctgctggaagAATCGCATGTTCTACCTTTAAAGTAAATACTGTCACCAAAGTTTCTCCAGCGCTGAAAGCTTGCACCTCCTTTAATTTCAGGTGTCTTTTTCCGTTATGTTCATCACCTTATCAACCCTCCTCCTATGTTCACAGTGTTTGTGATAAAATAGTTATGTATCCCAGTGTGTCTTTTTATTCTACCTAACATTACTGAACTAAAGGACAGGAATGAGCTTATTTCTTTAGCCTCCcactttggttttatttttcaatttcacCCATCAACATCATTAAGTATTTTATCTGTGCAGCATAGAAATACTTACTGAGGCCTGGTAATGCCAACCCCTCACTGGATTTCAGTtccttcaagttttttttcacCCTTGGTTTTTGTCGTCCTGTATTCATTTTCTAAGAGTGTTATCCCAATCCTTCAAGTTTTGGCTTTATATAAAGGTGGTACACTTTGGAACAGAAACAAGAATCTTGGTGGAAGTGtcgtcattttatttttataattcacTCAAGAGAGTATAACTGTTGTCAATATCATTATTAAgctatttccttttctttttgatgtcTGTCTAATCCGTTCTTCATGAACCTATCTTAACAAACACTACAGCCGATTCAAGGTGgtattgattttctgtttgtaaCATTGACACGTTGCCAAtgttacaaacagaaaaaacagcacAGTAGTACATCAAACACCCAACCGGGGCAAACTTTAATTTTTACAGTTTCGATTACATaatgccataaaaaaaaaggtctattcAAGAGACTGGTGACCCTGGTTAGTATTAAGGCTAAGTTACAACTATGCAGCTGCAGCAATAGCGTCAAGGCTGTTACCATTGTATAGCCAAAGTTAACTGTAAATGTGTAATATTGTTAAGACTGACTAGTTACTAATAGTGCCGAGGCTCAATGTTACATTTGTTTAatctatactttttttttttttttttttttacaatattctAATTTAATTGTATCTTGAGGTtgtttagaaaatgtaatttattccCTTGATTTTTTTACAAGTCAGAATGTGTTTTAATCTTCATCAAACGCGCCTACAGGCCCCAGTGTTAGCCTGAAGTTATAACTTACTGTCCCTCCGCCTGATGATGTTAAATATCCTGGAACAATAAACGATATTAAGTACGCTATAGTAGTGATGTTACGTTTGACACCGAGGCTTTGAAGCTTGTGTCGAGTAGGAGGGGCATTTCTAGCCGAGGCCCCGTATCGAGGcttgtgtcattttcagagaagcgcgtcatcgatgacaaacgaggcctcacttcgagtagaactacgtcattgatttgtttgtgtttcgggtTGTGGATAAAAGGAAGCGAAACCCACTTGTCATGTCTCCTTGTGAGTTTGcgaggaaagaggaaaacgtctcctgtttaggagcattttgagttatcatctcccaataaggtaaacgttaaaacaaaacatttgttcagCGGTTCCAGGAACTGAACCCGAGCCTCTATGTCGACGTGGCGCTGACATAACCATTATGCTACAAAGCTTTCATGTATTGCCAGGCTGAATCACTTCAATTAGTTGTTACTATTTCTGTCACTATCATCATTATCTGTGTTCATTATCGAtggcttattattttgatttgaggGTGAAGTGCTTAGTGTGCTTTAAGGAtctttctttcaatcttccttttttcctggactTGTAGTTAACATAAGTCCTCAAACTTGTTGaacaatagatttatatatattgttgtttCATAGGCTGTATCTTGATAGGAAATCATAAAAAGAAGATCACCGAATGATATGATTATATTAACTAAGGTATGTTATAAAGTAATATCACGTGAATCCTTATTGGTTGCCGCAGTAGAACAATTTGCTATAACATGTCAGTAATGCAATGGCATGTGATGTGATCAATAATAATTTGGCTGCTCTATATTGTTTTGACCAGTAGGTGTCACTACTGTGTTAAATGAGGCCTCGAGTAATGAATCTATTTGCGATACAATTGGCTGGAAAGCCTCATTGCTTCACAAAGCCTCATTTCGCCATCACTACGCTATAGTTCCTTTACATTACAATGAAAAATGTGATCGGGATGCCATAATTAAATCCTATTTCTGTGAATCTGGGAAGTAAACAGCAGctgggtggtttgagtttttctgGCTGGGAGGTAACTGCAGTACAAAGATAGATATTAGAGCAGtagtgtttcaggtgtgtgtctgtgcagcaaTGGCAGACAGTTTACATTGCTCAGGAGTCAGGTAGGAGGGACCCTTAATAGAATATATTTAGACTGGAGGTCAGGTTTTAACTGAATGTTGTGTGTGCTGACTGAGGAGGAGTTACCTTGTCTCCAATTCTGATCAGATATTCAGCTCTGGCCATCATGGCGTCTCGGATCTCGCTCTCTCCCAGGTTCTTCTCTGCATCCTCCAGCACATCATCCAGGCGCTTCAGTTCTTCCTCGTTGGCCTTCTTCATTTTACTCAGGAGGTCACTGTCCTGCTGCCACTTCAGATCCTTACACAAACCCTCGTAATACGGTGCCATGTCTACAGAAAGAGGTAGAAGGGTTACCTAACTAATCATTTACCTGCTTTCAAATGATAACTCTGAACTGAATTCTCATATTTGCCACACAAGGAGGTTTAAAGCCCATTATTctgcaaaaaaattaaataaataaaatatatataaataaataataataataatataaatatataaatacaatatatataaataaataatataaaatatatataaataataataatataaatatataaataaaatgtaaaatgagtcATTCAACTACATGTCATTACaagctaattttaaaaataCCTTCAATGTGTTGCTTGTTGGCTAGCTGACatttgctataaaaaaaaaatagctagGATGCTAATTCCTCCCAGATAGTCGCTATGTTTTGATTAAAAGTATGTATTGGAGCTCATCAGCATTTAAGAGACAATTATGCACCTAGTAAAACATGTATATATACACAGTTACGTCGTTTTATCTTGTCCTGCCTCCGTTACAGAGTGCAGTTTTATGCTAACTCACTGTTAGCTTTGATAGCGTCCATGAGCTCAGTCTTCACTTTCACGTCCTGTCGGTGACCGTCCATCGTCAGCAGAAACTTCAGCTGTGCTATCCTCAGATCGGGGTTCTTGGGCAGACCCTCTTCCTCCAGATTCTCGAGCGGCATTTTTATCCTAAAGTACAGTAACAAAGATAGTAACTAAAGTCTTTCTTTGTGCAGACACAGTCCACTACTCGTCAACGATGACTACGGAAAACACGGAACAGTGTTGTTTCCGCCGGAGCGTCAGTCAACGAGGGGAGGAAAGAGCGGTGATCAGCCTGACATTTAAACAAGCAATTCAATGTtcactgccctctgctggacacaTGTGAAACCACAGTTGGCCTCCTTCTTATAGACAAAGTATCTAGTCTACTGACTGACTGGTTTGAAATTATAAAATCAAAGCTATCTATCATAGGCCTACTACATTGAGCTTTATCTATACGTAAAAGGCTACTATCCCATACACTCATTAATGAAAagctacatttatttaatacacTCATTAATGAAAagctacatttatttaatacacTCATTAATGAAAagctacatttatttaatacacTCATTAATGAAAAGCTACATTTATTCAATACACTCATTTATGGCAAGCCGTTTAGGAAAtataatatattgaatgaaactttaaatatcTTGAATGGAAGTCTGTAGTGTTATTTCAGTTGACATTTCAGTAAGAGACTAACAAATTCCCTAAAGCTGGATGCACAAAGTGCGCTCAGCAAGgttttaatgaaaattaaaattaaGATTAAGCAGTTAAGCAGTAAAAGTGTTCCAATCATTGATTATCTTCAAGGTGACGCAGTCTACATTCCAAATTATtcttctattattattattattatatatatattcaaagtttcattcaatatattcaaagtttcattccatatattcaaagtttaattcaatatattcaaagtttcattccatatattcaaagtttaattcaatatattcaaagtttaattcaatatattcaaagtttaatttaatatattcaaaatttaattcaatatattcaaagtttcattccatatattcaaagtttaattcagtatattcaaagtttcattcaatatattcaaagtttcattccatacattcaaagtttaattcaatatattcaaagtttcattccatacattcaaagtttcattcaatatattcaaagtttcattccatatattcaaagtttcattcagtatattcaaagtttcattccatatattcaaagtttcattcagtatattcaaagtttcattccatacattcaaagtttaattcaatatattcaaagtttcattcaatatattaatttcctgaacggcTTGCCATACTCATTAATGAAAAGCTACATTTATTCAATACACTCATTAATGAaaagctacatttaaaaaaaaatctaggcTAGGTTAAATACATTTGCTGTCACCAGCTcatatttcctctctctctctctcttgcatgGATACTGACTCTTTATATTCAATGAATTACATAGTGGTGGCAGTAGCtcggtctgtagggacttgggttgggaattggagGGCCACCGGCTCAAGTCCGGGCACGgcccaagtccggaaattggcctagtagctggagaggtgccagtccacttcctgagcactgctgaggtgcccttgagcaatgcACATAagctccctcactctgagacctctccattagagcaggtccataggatcctgtttgtgcatgtgtgtgtatttcggcctatttttgtgtagcatgttaactagacagagtgtaaaaatgaatttcccctcgcaggatcaataaagtataaattattattattattaaccgACTTCACTCCTAAAACCTGTTTAAAATTAAGATAGTTCACAATGAATTGTACAGACTTTATATCAACATTATACAGACCCACACATGCTGATGGTTCAGTCTATGACATTTTAGTGATGTAATGTGATAATGAAATTACTATATTATTACTaattgcatatatcatatatcaaactgtattgtgggctcatgttttttgtatgggtgggatatgtttgtatatatgtgttgtgttgtgtgtttgtatgtatgctggctgctggaacacctaaatttccctgctgggatgaataaagtatatcttatcttatcttatcttataaggAAAGGCAGGATAACTTTATTGGTCTAGCACATTTCCGACATGGGGACAATTGTATTTACTTTGCAGGGttataaaaaatacaagaaacataaaaagatttacaaagtacaaaaatacaGGTGACATGAGTGATAAAGAAGTAAGGAAGAGTACGCTTTGAAATAGAATACCTCAGCAAATACTCCTAAAATGCAACGTGcaattaaagaaaaggaaacaaaatgttgttgttgttttttgttttaaggttGGCAAGTGAAACGTTTTTAG
The Labrus mixtus chromosome 7, fLabMix1.1, whole genome shotgun sequence DNA segment above includes these coding regions:
- the psmd6 gene encoding 26S proteasome non-ATPase regulatory subunit 6, coding for MPLENLEEEGLPKNPDLRIAQLKFLLTMDGHRQDVKVKTELMDAIKANNMAPYYEGLCKDLKWQQDSDLLSKMKKANEEELKRLDDVLEDAEKNLGESEIRDAMMARAEYLIRIGDKESALTAFRKTYDKTVALGHRLDIVFYLLRIGLFYMDSDLITRNSEKAKSLIEEGGDWDRRNRLKVYQGLYCVAIRDFKQAAELFLDTVSTFTSYELMDYKTFVTYTVYVCMIALKRPDLREKVIKGAEILEVLHSLPSVRQYLFSLYECRYSVFFQSLATVEQEMKKDWLFAPHYRYYVREMRIQAYSQLLESYRSLTLGYMAEAFGVSTEFIDQELSRFIAAGRLHCKIDKVNEIVETNRPDSKNWQYQETIKKGDLLLNRVQKLSRVINM